The Parabacteroides sp. AD58 genome includes a window with the following:
- the rfbD gene encoding dTDP-4-dehydrorhamnose reductase, protein MKTVLVTGANGQLGTSIHHLSTSYNRFQFLFTDVDSLDICKAESVDAFIQAHPVDYIVNCAAYTAVDKAEENPELCEQINRDAVVNLARAAQSCGAKVLHVSTDYVFDGTACVPYQETDTPHPQSVYGSTKRAGETALLDICPDAIIVRTAWLYSEYGNNFVKTMLRLGAEREELRVVFDQVGTPTYATDLAQALLTILEQAEAGNYQPGIYHFSDEGVCSWYDFTVKIISLAGLKARVLPIESKDYPTKAVRPHFSVLNKQKIKATYGLTIPHWEESLRKCLENMNVITK, encoded by the coding sequence ATGAAAACAGTGCTGGTAACCGGAGCAAACGGACAGTTAGGTACATCTATCCACCACCTTTCCACCTCCTACAACCGCTTTCAGTTCCTTTTTACCGATGTAGATTCGCTGGATATCTGCAAGGCTGAAAGCGTGGATGCCTTTATCCAGGCCCATCCGGTAGATTATATTGTAAACTGTGCGGCGTATACGGCTGTTGATAAAGCCGAAGAGAATCCGGAGCTCTGCGAGCAGATCAACCGGGATGCCGTAGTCAATCTGGCCCGGGCTGCCCAAAGCTGTGGAGCCAAGGTACTGCATGTATCGACCGATTACGTATTCGACGGTACTGCCTGCGTACCATATCAGGAAACAGACACGCCCCATCCACAATCGGTCTACGGCTCGACGAAGAGAGCCGGGGAAACGGCCCTGCTCGACATTTGTCCGGATGCCATTATCGTACGGACAGCCTGGCTGTATTCGGAATACGGGAATAATTTCGTCAAGACCATGCTGCGCCTCGGAGCCGAGCGGGAAGAACTCCGGGTGGTATTCGACCAGGTAGGCACTCCTACCTATGCCACCGACCTGGCCCAGGCCTTGCTGACGATACTGGAACAGGCCGAAGCGGGAAACTATCAGCCGGGAATATATCATTTCTCAGACGAAGGTGTCTGTAGCTGGTACGACTTTACCGTCAAGATCATCTCGCTGGCTGGTCTGAAAGCACGGGTACTTCCCATCGAATCAAAAGATTATCCGACTAAAGCGGTTCGTCCGCATTTCAGTGTACTGAATAAGCAGAAGATCAAGGCAACTTATGGTCTGACGATTCCGCACTGGGAAGAGAGCCTCCGGAAATGTTTGGAGAATATGAATGTAATCACGAAATAA
- a CDS encoding DUF4924 family protein — MIIARQKRKENICEYLLYMWQVEDLIRANHFDMDEIRKNVISRYDQPDEVKEEIARWYEELIDMMRSEGVKESGHIQLNKNVIIALTDLHLRLLKSPKEMIYGAAYYKTLPYIVQLRAKSGGNDVPELETCFTAVYGYLMLRMQGKEISPETMEGLKQISSFLALLADKYRADMNGELELEDE; from the coding sequence ATGATTATTGCCAGACAAAAAAGAAAAGAAAATATATGTGAATACCTGCTTTATATGTGGCAGGTAGAAGACCTGATCCGTGCCAATCATTTCGATATGGACGAGATCCGGAAGAATGTCATTTCCCGGTACGATCAGCCTGACGAGGTGAAAGAAGAAATTGCCCGTTGGTATGAAGAGCTGATTGACATGATGCGAAGCGAGGGAGTCAAGGAATCCGGTCACATCCAGTTGAACAAGAATGTGATCATCGCCCTGACCGACTTGCATCTGCGCCTGTTGAAGTCGCCGAAGGAGATGATTTACGGAGCAGCCTACTACAAGACACTTCCGTATATCGTACAGTTGCGGGCCAAATCGGGTGGGAACGACGTGCCTGAACTGGAAACCTGCTTTACAGCCGTGTACGGTTATCTGATGCTGCGGATGCAAGGGAAAGAAATCAGTCCCGAGACAATGGAAGGATTGAAACAGATCAGCTCATTCTTAGCGCTTTTAGCCGATAAATACAGGGCTGATATGAACGGAGAACTCGAATTAGAAGATGAATAA
- a CDS encoding Mur ligase family protein: MRKIHLISITDPLVLELASAIHDKGYEVSVSGAEIPLEMAEELEQDEITSFGNGWFPDKLTKNTYSVVLGSKVTQDNPEFKRAKELGLLIQSIPEFIYQRTKSKTRVVIAGSRGRKIIIAMMAAALRRQKLAFDYATTSEIPGLNKHLHFSYEARIALIEGDEHITSVIEKRSQLEFYRPHIAVMTNLNWDSSQDHDTPEAYMSTYRCFSTSIEREGKLIYYGGDPVIGELVKDIRNDITAIPFEEHPVVEEDGQVYLDTRYGKYPIRVLNRHFLININAARLACRQLGIKDADFYQAVSEFTLSSLSV; encoded by the coding sequence ATGCGAAAAATTCATTTGATTTCAATTACGGATCCCCTCGTTTTAGAGCTGGCAAGTGCTATCCACGACAAAGGATATGAGGTCAGTGTTTCCGGTGCTGAAATTCCTTTGGAAATGGCGGAAGAACTGGAACAGGACGAGATTACCAGCTTTGGTAACGGATGGTTTCCGGATAAATTGACGAAGAATACATATTCGGTTGTCTTGGGCAGCAAAGTAACTCAGGACAATCCGGAATTTAAGCGCGCGAAAGAGTTGGGGCTGTTAATCCAATCGATACCGGAATTTATATATCAGCGCACAAAGTCAAAAACAAGAGTGGTCATCGCCGGCAGCCGTGGCCGGAAAATTATCATCGCTATGATGGCGGCAGCCCTACGCAGGCAGAAGTTGGCATTCGACTATGCCACGACCAGCGAAATCCCAGGACTGAACAAGCACCTTCATTTCAGCTACGAAGCCCGTATTGCCCTGATTGAAGGTGATGAGCACATCACTTCGGTCATCGAAAAACGTTCTCAGCTCGAATTTTACCGCCCGCATATTGCTGTCATGACCAACCTCAACTGGGATTCGTCTCAGGATCATGACACGCCGGAAGCATATATGTCGACTTACCGGTGTTTCTCGACGTCGATCGAGCGAGAAGGCAAGCTGATTTACTACGGAGGTGATCCGGTAATCGGAGAACTGGTCAAAGACATCCGGAATGATATTACAGCTATTCCGTTCGAAGAACATCCGGTCGTGGAAGAGGACGGGCAGGTTTATCTCGATACCCGATACGGTAAATATCCGATCCGTGTATTGAACCGTCATTTCCTCATCAACATCAATGCTGCCCGTCTGGCCTGCCGCCAGTTGGGTATCAAGGATGCGGATTTCTACCAGGCGGTGTCAGAGTTTACATTATCATCGTTATCAGTATGA
- a CDS encoding SusC/RagA family TonB-linked outer membrane protein, whose protein sequence is MKNKCQPLFNSGKIARISTLCLLLPALSVVSVQAGGFSSDRTMAGITQQGKMISGVIVDQTGMPIIGANVIIKGTTLGSITDMDGKFVIPDVPADAILQISYIGYKSIEMPVGSKTEFNITLSEDSEKLEEVVVVGYGVQKKVTVTGSVASVTGEELKASPTSNLTNAMVGRMPGVIGFQTADEPGGGGTTIRIRGTNSLGSKDPLIVIDGIPDRGGGMNRLNPNEIESMSVLKDASAAIYGARAANGVILITTKRGKEGKPTVSFNASAGFSQPSRLPEMCNAFEYATMVNEINPGTWSDEDLRLFQTGEDPWGHPDTDWFDTVLKNASPVYRADVGVSGGTDIIKYYVNLAANGEDGLYKNSQNRYDQYSIRTNLDIKTSQYVNFQFGSTARFENTNYPAKAASSIFSGIRRGKPTQVAFWPTGEPGPDLERGDNPAVTCTDLAGKDHYKDYYVQNNASVNIKIPWVEGLSLRGNASYDVHFQNRHKFERPVYLYSWDGVHYDSSGLSGAKRWLESPQLERKHIEQTDWMTNLMADYNRTFGQHTIGVTFGVEAQKKHYEETYAFRKGFISDTKPELNLGGEEGIQANGYSWNESRLNYFGRVSYNYLERYLFEFVWRVDGSYRFPKNKRYGFFPGVSAAWRVSEENWWKENVGFINYFKLRGSVSQTGNDALLDADGNYDRSIQYLNTYGFNTAGSVFGGVEYKRLYPTRTPNPDITWEVGTTYDVGLDFKFLNNRLSLEGDIFYHKRTNMLISRNASLPEITGITLPRENIGKMKNRGFEMLLGWNDKIGEVEYSASFNMTYAKNEILFWDETPGVPSYQVSTGMPVDTELYYIADGIFRDQSEVDAYPHWEGAQPGDIRFKDVNNDGKIDADDRVRSDKNQEPRFVGGLTLGLNWKGWDLMALFQGATGGQVYIQTWSGTIGNFLKSYYDKRWTPENPDATGPRTYERENQYWITNRNTYFLRNANYLRLKNIELGYTFHNDVLQKIGLSKLRIYSNATNVFCIDGVKDADPEQRDINLEAYPLRRIINFGIQATF, encoded by the coding sequence ATGAAAAACAAATGTCAACCTTTATTTAATTCAGGTAAAATCGCGAGGATTTCTACCTTGTGCCTGTTGCTGCCGGCATTGTCGGTCGTAAGTGTTCAGGCAGGTGGATTTAGTTCTGATAGGACTATGGCCGGAATTACCCAGCAGGGAAAGATGATTTCGGGTGTGATCGTTGATCAGACAGGTATGCCTATTATCGGGGCGAATGTGATCATCAAGGGTACAACACTGGGTTCTATTACCGATATGGACGGTAAGTTTGTAATTCCGGATGTTCCGGCAGATGCTATTTTGCAGATTTCTTATATTGGTTACAAATCCATAGAAATGCCGGTCGGTTCAAAAACAGAATTCAACATTACTTTATCGGAAGATTCTGAAAAACTGGAAGAAGTGGTAGTCGTAGGTTACGGTGTACAGAAAAAAGTAACCGTTACCGGTTCTGTAGCCAGTGTGACCGGTGAAGAACTGAAAGCTTCTCCTACATCCAACTTGACAAATGCCATGGTAGGACGTATGCCGGGTGTTATCGGTTTCCAGACAGCTGATGAACCGGGTGGTGGAGGTACTACCATCCGTATCCGTGGTACCAACTCATTGGGAAGTAAAGACCCGTTGATCGTTATTGATGGTATTCCTGATAGAGGTGGTGGTATGAACCGCTTGAATCCGAATGAAATAGAATCAATGTCTGTATTGAAAGACGCTTCAGCAGCCATTTACGGTGCGCGTGCAGCGAATGGTGTTATCTTGATTACTACCAAGCGAGGAAAAGAAGGTAAACCGACGGTTTCATTTAATGCCAGTGCCGGTTTCTCTCAGCCAAGCCGTTTGCCAGAGATGTGTAATGCCTTTGAATACGCAACGATGGTGAATGAAATCAATCCGGGTACTTGGTCGGATGAGGATTTGAGATTGTTCCAAACAGGAGAAGATCCGTGGGGGCACCCGGATACCGATTGGTTTGATACCGTATTGAAGAACGCATCTCCGGTCTACAGAGCTGATGTAGGTGTCAGTGGCGGTACGGATATCATTAAATATTACGTCAACTTAGCTGCTAACGGTGAAGATGGTCTGTATAAAAATTCACAGAACCGCTATGATCAGTACAGTATCCGAACCAATTTGGATATTAAGACCAGTCAGTACGTGAATTTCCAGTTCGGTTCGACAGCTCGTTTTGAAAATACAAATTATCCGGCAAAAGCGGCTTCCAGTATCTTCTCCGGAATCCGTCGTGGTAAGCCGACTCAGGTAGCATTCTGGCCGACAGGAGAACCAGGTCCGGACTTGGAACGTGGTGATAACCCGGCCGTAACTTGTACCGACTTGGCTGGTAAGGACCATTATAAAGATTATTACGTTCAGAATAATGCTTCTGTTAATATCAAAATTCCTTGGGTAGAAGGTCTTTCTTTGCGTGGTAATGCTTCATATGACGTTCATTTCCAGAACCGCCATAAATTTGAACGCCCCGTTTATCTGTATTCATGGGACGGTGTTCATTATGACAGCTCGGGTTTGAGCGGTGCCAAGCGTTGGCTGGAATCTCCTCAGTTGGAACGTAAGCATATTGAACAGACCGACTGGATGACCAACTTGATGGCAGATTACAATCGCACATTTGGTCAGCATACGATAGGCGTAACATTCGGTGTGGAAGCTCAGAAGAAACATTATGAAGAAACATATGCTTTCCGTAAAGGATTTATTTCAGATACGAAACCGGAATTGAATTTAGGTGGTGAGGAAGGCATTCAGGCAAATGGATATTCGTGGAATGAATCTCGTCTGAATTATTTCGGTCGTGTATCATACAACTATCTGGAACGCTATTTGTTCGAATTTGTATGGCGTGTCGATGGTTCCTACCGTTTCCCTAAAAACAAGCGTTATGGTTTCTTCCCGGGCGTATCAGCTGCATGGCGTGTATCTGAAGAAAACTGGTGGAAAGAGAATGTCGGCTTTATCAATTATTTCAAGTTGAGAGGTTCTGTTTCTCAAACAGGTAATGATGCACTGTTGGATGCCGACGGTAATTATGACCGCTCTATCCAGTATCTGAATACCTACGGTTTCAATACTGCAGGAAGTGTGTTTGGCGGCGTTGAATACAAGCGTTTGTATCCGACACGTACCCCGAACCCGGATATTACTTGGGAAGTAGGAACAACCTATGATGTCGGTTTGGATTTCAAATTCCTCAATAACCGCTTGAGCTTGGAAGGTGATATATTCTATCACAAACGTACCAATATGTTGATTTCGAGAAATGCCTCTTTGCCGGAAATCACAGGTATTACCCTGCCTCGTGAAAACATCGGTAAGATGAAGAACCGTGGTTTTGAAATGTTGTTGGGCTGGAACGATAAGATTGGTGAAGTAGAGTATTCGGCTTCATTTAATATGACCTATGCCAAGAATGAAATTCTGTTCTGGGATGAAACACCAGGTGTTCCTTCTTATCAGGTTTCTACAGGCATGCCGGTTGATACAGAATTGTATTATATAGCCGATGGTATTTTCCGTGATCAGTCAGAAGTAGATGCTTATCCACATTGGGAAGGAGCTCAGCCGGGTGATATCCGCTTTAAAGATGTCAATAATGATGGTAAGATTGACGCTGACGACCGTGTTCGTTCAGACAAGAACCAGGAACCTCGATTTGTGGGTGGTTTAACTTTAGGTTTGAACTGGAAAGGATGGGACTTGATGGCCTTGTTCCAAGGAGCTACGGGAGGTCAGGTTTATATTCAGACCTGGTCTGGTACGATCGGTAACTTCTTGAAGAGTTATTATGATAAACGCTGGACTCCGGAAAATCCGGATGCTACAGGTCCTCGTACTTATGAACGAGAAAATCAGTACTGGATTACCAACCGAAATACGTATTTCCTGCGCAATGCCAATTATTTGCGTTTGAAGAACATTGAGTTGGGATATACATTCCACAATGATGTATTGCAGAAGATCGGATTGAGTAAACTGAGAATTTATTCAAATGCAACCAATGTGTTCTGTATTGATGGTGTTAAAGATGCCGATCCGGAACAGCGAGACATCAACTTGGAAGCATATCCTTTGAGACGAATTATTAATTTTGGTATTCAAGCGACATTCTAA
- a CDS encoding RagB/SusD family nutrient uptake outer membrane protein, translating to MRKLVKKLYSTLSLSFIMSVALTSCSDFMDLTPEDQYDEATVWSDAGLVQAVVNDVYAYIKHGADEVSTTALTDDAYFTHNYGVKAINESAISGSDLQWYDDDNCPFKWTNSYKGIYRANLILQNIDNVPEKVGYDLNMLKGETYFLRAYMYSELVRGFGGVPIVDKVYTIEEASTLSLPRSSVKECLEFILSDLDKAIELLPETVSSADLGRATKGAAIALKARMCLHLASPLYADRTVNTLACNQYDGDRTALYESALTYAKEVINSGLYSLVDCNAGTVKEIADKFHEIATTNNSELIFTKQFVNKSQNADNNVRNRAALCHGPNGYHNWAGVTPSNDLVMSFEMEDGSLNPAMRTAGETTTVNPYLNREPRFYATIGYDGAEWGRARPSDSQVFDPTPLGTLQMGFYELSSGGSAVEAQVAFDASGNPTKTISFMGVNGVDTRRSAVEDWNGSFTGYLEKKLIDTSFEASESMFQTCPYPFIRLAEMYLIAAESCIELNRLDEATQYLDALRARIGRPDTKATLAVRNQAFNQDNLREFLRLERRSELAYEDSRYYDIRRWMIAPQVMSKPLTGIAVVARLKPGKTASAPYVQDAETWDYQYFVTDLTYRETRKWTDKLYFAPIKRDEINRNTAIIQNPGME from the coding sequence ATGAGAAAGTTAGTAAAAAAATTATACAGCACGCTTTCATTAAGCTTCATAATGTCTGTTGCACTGACTTCTTGTTCAGATTTTATGGATCTGACGCCAGAGGATCAATATGATGAAGCAACCGTATGGTCTGATGCCGGACTGGTTCAGGCTGTTGTGAATGATGTTTATGCTTATATTAAACATGGAGCAGATGAAGTTAGTACTACGGCGCTGACCGATGATGCTTATTTTACACACAACTACGGTGTGAAGGCTATCAATGAATCGGCTATTTCAGGTAGTGACCTGCAGTGGTATGACGATGACAACTGTCCTTTCAAATGGACAAACAGTTATAAGGGAATCTATCGTGCCAACCTGATTTTACAGAATATTGATAATGTTCCCGAAAAAGTAGGGTATGATCTGAATATGCTAAAAGGCGAAACGTATTTCTTAAGAGCTTATATGTATTCTGAGCTGGTAAGAGGTTTCGGCGGTGTACCTATTGTCGACAAAGTTTATACGATTGAAGAAGCTTCTACCTTGTCGTTGCCACGAAGCAGTGTCAAAGAATGTCTGGAATTTATACTGTCGGATCTGGATAAGGCAATAGAGCTTTTGCCAGAAACTGTCTCTTCAGCAGATCTTGGCCGAGCAACAAAGGGAGCAGCAATCGCCCTGAAGGCACGTATGTGTCTGCACTTGGCCAGCCCGTTGTATGCTGACCGTACAGTCAATACGCTGGCTTGCAACCAATATGACGGCGACCGTACTGCTTTGTATGAATCTGCTTTGACTTATGCGAAAGAAGTTATTAACAGTGGCCTATATTCTTTGGTTGACTGTAATGCAGGAACAGTGAAGGAAATAGCTGATAAGTTTCATGAAATTGCTACAACAAACAATTCGGAATTGATTTTCACGAAACAGTTTGTTAATAAGTCTCAGAATGCAGATAATAATGTCAGAAACAGAGCTGCTCTCTGCCATGGTCCTAACGGGTATCATAATTGGGCTGGTGTGACTCCGTCTAATGATTTGGTGATGTCTTTCGAAATGGAAGATGGTTCTTTGAATCCGGCTATGCGGACTGCAGGTGAAACGACAACGGTAAACCCGTATTTGAATCGCGAACCGCGTTTTTATGCTACAATCGGTTATGACGGTGCTGAATGGGGTAGAGCTCGTCCATCTGATTCGCAGGTGTTTGATCCAACTCCTTTAGGAACCTTGCAGATGGGATTCTATGAATTGTCAAGTGGAGGTAGTGCTGTAGAAGCCCAGGTCGCTTTTGACGCATCTGGTAACCCGACCAAGACTATTTCTTTCATGGGTGTTAATGGCGTTGATACACGTCGCTCGGCTGTTGAAGACTGGAATGGTTCTTTTACAGGCTATTTGGAAAAGAAGCTGATCGATACTTCATTTGAAGCATCTGAATCTATGTTCCAGACTTGTCCATATCCGTTTATTCGTCTGGCTGAAATGTACTTGATTGCAGCTGAATCTTGTATCGAATTAAACAGACTGGATGAAGCCACTCAGTATCTGGATGCATTACGTGCCCGTATCGGACGCCCAGATACAAAAGCAACCTTGGCTGTTCGTAACCAGGCTTTCAATCAGGATAATCTGCGTGAATTCTTGCGTTTGGAACGCCGTTCAGAATTGGCTTATGAAGATTCTCGTTATTATGACATCAGACGTTGGATGATTGCTCCTCAGGTGATGTCGAAACCGTTGACTGGTATTGCTGTGGTAGCTCGTCTAAAACCTGGAAAGACGGCTTCTGCACCGTATGTTCAGGATGCTGAGACATGGGATTATCAGTACTTCGTTACCGATCTGACTTATCGTGAAACCAGAAAGTGGACGGATAAGTTGTATTTTGCTCCTATTAAGCGAGATGAAATTAATAGAAATACAGCTATTATTCAGAACCCGGGAATGGAATAA
- a CDS encoding alpha-galactosidase, translating to MKKYLFLWLVMLMGSWHMSAQTSTDGALIRISTDETDLIYKQAPNGRLYQAYLGPALLHESDLKHLSAFAKGGSDGSAGKKGWEIYMTSGAEDFFEPALGITHADGNMSTILTYVSSEQKAIDSNATETIIRLKDDQYPLQVVMHYVAYKKENVIKTWTEITHQEKKPIRLHRYASSIIYFERPAYYLTEFNGDWAKEMNMTTQQLQYGKKILDTKLGTRAAMHVYPFFELGLGQPAEEHQGEVVLGTIGWTGNFRFTFEVDNVGNLRVISGINPYASHYELEAGKTFTTPEFIFTRSEEGKGKASRNLHQWARNYQLYDGKGDRLTLLNNWENTYFNFDQEKLSTLMTEAKSLGVNLFLLDDGWFGNEFPRNDDHAGLGDWQVMKSKLPDGIPYLVKEAKKAGVKFGIWIEPEMVNPKSNLAQKHPDWIIRLPNRETYYYRNQLVLDLANPEVQDFVFGVVDNLLMENPEIAFFKWDCNSPITNIYSPYLKDKQEQLYVDYVRGFYNVLDRIRAKYPAVPMMLCSGGGGRCDYGALKYFTEFWASDNTDPVERLFIQWGFSQFFPSKAICAHVTSWNKNTSVKFRVDVAMMCKMGFDIGLKDLNADELTFCQEAVATYHRLKPIILNGDFYRLVSPYDTEHMAVMHVGDNQKKAILYAYDIHPRFAESTYAVQLQGLDPEKMYKIEEINLMPDTESKAVINGQTYSGDYLMKVGVRVFSARQTTSHIFEITALD from the coding sequence ATGAAAAAGTATTTGTTTTTATGGCTCGTCATGCTGATGGGTAGCTGGCATATGTCTGCCCAGACTAGTACAGACGGTGCACTCATCCGTATTTCTACCGACGAAACGGATTTGATTTATAAACAAGCTCCAAACGGGCGGTTATATCAGGCTTATTTAGGGCCGGCTTTGTTGCATGAAAGTGATCTGAAACATCTTTCTGCCTTTGCCAAAGGTGGGTCTGATGGAAGTGCCGGAAAGAAAGGCTGGGAGATTTATATGACTTCGGGTGCCGAAGACTTCTTTGAGCCGGCTTTGGGTATTACCCATGCTGATGGAAACATGAGTACTATCCTTACCTATGTCTCTTCTGAACAGAAAGCAATCGACAGCAATGCGACGGAAACCATCATCCGACTGAAAGATGATCAGTATCCGCTGCAGGTGGTGATGCATTATGTAGCTTATAAGAAAGAAAATGTGATCAAGACCTGGACGGAAATTACTCATCAGGAAAAGAAACCGATCCGTCTTCATCGCTATGCATCATCTATCATTTATTTTGAGCGTCCGGCCTATTACCTGACAGAGTTTAATGGAGACTGGGCGAAGGAAATGAATATGACTACCCAGCAGCTGCAGTATGGTAAGAAAATCCTGGATACGAAATTAGGAACGAGGGCTGCCATGCATGTATATCCTTTCTTCGAACTGGGTTTGGGACAACCTGCTGAGGAACATCAGGGAGAAGTCGTTTTAGGCACCATTGGCTGGACCGGTAATTTCCGCTTTACTTTCGAAGTGGATAATGTCGGGAATCTGCGTGTGATTTCGGGTATTAATCCGTATGCTTCGCATTATGAACTGGAAGCCGGCAAGACATTTACGACTCCAGAATTTATCTTTACCCGCAGTGAGGAGGGAAAAGGAAAAGCCAGTCGCAATCTGCACCAGTGGGCCAGAAATTATCAGTTATATGATGGAAAAGGCGACCGGTTGACATTGTTGAACAACTGGGAGAATACATACTTTAATTTTGATCAGGAGAAACTCAGTACTCTGATGACTGAAGCCAAGTCATTGGGCGTAAATCTGTTCCTTTTGGATGACGGTTGGTTTGGAAATGAATTCCCCCGCAACGATGATCATGCAGGCTTGGGAGACTGGCAGGTAATGAAGAGCAAATTGCCCGACGGTATTCCGTATCTGGTGAAGGAAGCAAAAAAGGCCGGAGTCAAGTTCGGTATCTGGATTGAGCCGGAGATGGTTAATCCGAAGAGTAATCTGGCACAAAAGCATCCGGATTGGATTATCCGCCTGCCGAATCGGGAGACCTATTATTACCGGAACCAGCTGGTTCTCGATCTGGCTAATCCGGAAGTTCAAGATTTTGTATTTGGAGTGGTTGATAATCTGCTGATGGAGAATCCGGAAATTGCCTTCTTTAAATGGGATTGCAACAGTCCGATTACCAATATTTATTCTCCATATTTGAAAGATAAACAAGAACAGCTTTATGTGGATTATGTGCGAGGATTTTATAATGTCCTCGATCGGATCAGAGCGAAATATCCGGCTGTACCGATGATGCTCTGCTCGGGCGGCGGCGGTCGTTGTGACTATGGAGCCTTGAAGTATTTTACCGAGTTTTGGGCAAGCGATAATACCGATCCGGTTGAGCGGTTGTTCATTCAGTGGGGATTCTCACAATTCTTCCCATCCAAGGCAATCTGTGCACATGTAACCAGCTGGAACAAGAATACTTCGGTGAAGTTTCGTGTTGATGTGGCTATGATGTGCAAGATGGGCTTCGATATCGGCTTGAAAGACCTCAACGCTGACGAACTGACTTTCTGCCAGGAAGCCGTTGCTACGTATCATCGTTTGAAACCGATTATCCTCAACGGAGACTTCTATCGCCTGGTTTCTCCTTATGATACAGAACACATGGCGGTTATGCATGTGGGTGATAATCAGAAGAAAGCCATTCTGTATGCTTATGACATTCATCCGCGGTTTGCTGAAAGTACTTATGCGGTTCAGTTGCAAGGACTGGATCCTGAGAAGATGTATAAGATTGAGGAAATCAACCTGATGCCGGATACAGAGTCGAAGGCTGTTATTAACGGACAAACGTATTCGGGTGATTACCTGATGAAGGTTGGGGTTCGGGTGTTCTCTGCCCGCCAGACAACCAGTCACATCTTTGAAATAACAGCTCTTGATTAA